In Rhodobacter xanthinilyticus, a single window of DNA contains:
- the bluB gene encoding 5,6-dimethylbenzimidazole synthase, with the protein MEFDDLAREALARILRWRRDVRHFRPDPVAEPVLERLRAAMDCAPSVGNARPWRVMRVESPAIRAEVRAIFERCNAEAAGQYAGARASAYAQLKLQGMDAAPVQLAVFTVTDPEAGHRLGRLTMPETLRQSTAMAIYTLWLAARAENLGLGMVSILDPEAVARAVGAPAGWEFAAWLCIGHPEFTDDTPLLHRAGWQENAPTVWDKI; encoded by the coding sequence ATGGAATTCGATGACCTCGCGCGCGAGGCGCTCGCGCGGATTTTGCGCTGGCGCCGCGATGTGCGCCATTTTCGCCCCGATCCGGTCGCCGAGCCGGTGCTCGAGCGGCTGCGCGCCGCGATGGATTGCGCGCCCTCGGTCGGCAATGCGCGCCCCTGGCGGGTGATGCGCGTGGAGAGCCCCGCGATCCGCGCCGAGGTGCGGGCGATTTTCGAGCGTTGCAACGCCGAGGCCGCCGGCCAATACGCGGGCGCGCGCGCCTCGGCCTATGCCCAGCTCAAGCTGCAAGGCATGGATGCCGCCCCCGTGCAGCTCGCGGTTTTCACCGTCACCGACCCGGAGGCGGGCCACCGCCTTGGCCGTCTCACCATGCCCGAGACGCTGCGCCAATCGACCGCGATGGCGATCTACACGCTCTGGCTCGCGGCGCGGGCCGAGAACCTCGGGCTCGGCATGGTCTCGATCCTCGACCCGGAGGCGGTGGCGCGCGCAGTCGGCGCGCCGGCGGGCTGGGAATTCGCGGCCTGGCTCTGCATCGGGCACCCCGAGTTCACCGACGACACGCCGCTTCTGCACCGCGCCGGCTGGCAGGAAAATGCGCCGACCGTCTGGGACAAGATCTAG
- a CDS encoding cobyric acid synthase produces MTAIMIQGAGSNVGKSMLVAGLCRAAVRRGLSVAPFKPQNMSNNAAVTADGGEIGRAQALQARAAGLEPMVDMNPILLKPESELGAQVVVQGRRLTTTRAREYWALKPQLMGAVLESFGRLKAAHDLVIVEGAGSPAEVNLRAGDIANMGFARAADVPVVLAGDIDRGGVIAQIVGTQAVLDPADAAMIEGFLINKFRGDPSLFDDGYRMIEARTGWRGFGVLPWFAQAHLLPAEDALDLASGPLGGGVKIACLTLSRIANFDDLDPLKAEPGVDLIMVRPGEAIPGDARLVILPGSKSTRGDLDFLRAQGWDIDLAAHVRRGGHVLGICGGYQMLGRFVDDPQGIEGAPGRTPGLGLLDVETVMTPDKRLTRTEAVHAPTGLAISGYEIHIGRTEGADRARPFARIGGAPEGATSADGRVTGSYLHGMFAQDAFRAAYLAQIGVAASGRSQGASVEAALDALADHLEAHLDVGGLLGLAR; encoded by the coding sequence ATGACGGCGATCATGATTCAGGGGGCGGGCTCGAATGTCGGCAAGTCGATGCTGGTGGCGGGGCTGTGCCGGGCGGCGGTGCGGCGGGGCCTGAGCGTGGCGCCATTCAAGCCGCAGAACATGTCGAACAACGCCGCGGTGACGGCGGACGGCGGCGAGATCGGGCGGGCGCAAGCCTTGCAGGCGCGGGCCGCGGGGCTCGAGCCCATGGTCGACATGAACCCGATCCTCTTGAAGCCGGAGAGCGAGCTTGGTGCGCAGGTCGTGGTGCAGGGGCGGCGGCTGACGACCACGCGGGCGCGGGAATATTGGGCGCTCAAGCCGCAGCTGATGGGCGCTGTGCTCGAGAGTTTCGGGCGGCTGAAGGCGGCGCATGATCTGGTGATCGTCGAGGGCGCGGGCTCGCCGGCGGAGGTCAATCTGCGGGCGGGCGATATTGCCAACATGGGCTTTGCGCGGGCGGCCGATGTGCCGGTCGTGCTTGCCGGCGACATCGACCGGGGCGGGGTGATCGCGCAGATCGTCGGCACGCAGGCGGTGCTGGACCCGGCCGATGCGGCGATGATCGAGGGCTTTCTGATCAACAAGTTCCGCGGCGATCCGAGCCTCTTTGACGATGGCTATCGGATGATCGAGGCGCGCACCGGCTGGCGCGGGTTCGGGGTTTTGCCGTGGTTTGCGCAGGCGCATCTGCTGCCCGCCGAGGACGCGCTCGACCTCGCCTCGGGGCCCTTGGGCGGGGGGGTGAAGATCGCCTGTCTGACGCTCTCGCGGATTGCGAATTTCGATGATCTCGATCCGCTGAAGGCCGAGCCCGGGGTCGATCTGATCATGGTGCGGCCGGGCGAGGCGATCCCGGGCGATGCGCGGCTGGTGATCTTGCCCGGGTCGAAATCGACGCGGGGCGATCTCGACTTTCTGCGCGCGCAGGGCTGGGATATCGACCTTGCGGCGCATGTGCGGCGTGGCGGGCATGTGCTGGGTATCTGCGGCGGCTACCAGATGCTGGGGAGGTTCGTCGACGATCCGCAAGGGATTGAGGGCGCGCCGGGGCGCACGCCGGGGCTCGGGCTTCTCGATGTGGAAACCGTGATGACGCCCGACAAGCGCCTGACGCGGACCGAGGCGGTGCATGCGCCCACCGGGCTCGCGATCTCGGGCTATGAGATCCACATCGGGCGCACCGAGGGCGCCGACCGGGCGCGCCCGTTTGCGCGGATCGGCGGCGCGCCGGAGGGGGCGACCTCGGCCGACGGGCGGGTGACGGGCAGCTACCTGCACGGGATGTTCGCGCAAGACGCTTTCCGCGCGGCCTATCTGGCGCAGATCGGCGTCGCGGCGTCGGGCCGCTCGCAGGGCGCGAGCGTCGAGGCCGCGCTCGATGCGCTCGCCGATCATCTCGAGGCGCATCTCGATGTGGGGGGGCTTCTCGGCCTCGCCCGCTAG
- the cobD gene encoding threonine-phosphate decarboxylase CobD: MRDHGGNIDQARAAYGGADWIDLSTGINRVPYPLPALSPEAWTMLPTAEAKAGLIAAARAAFGTEAPGVALAGAQAAIQLLPRLLGPGRARVLGPTYNEHAASLRAGGWAVEEVETLEGLAGADLAVVVNPNNPDGRTHAPAALRALAPRVGQLVVDESFADPVPGLSLLADPGEILVLRSFGKFWGLAGLRLGFAFGPAARIAGLAEMAGPWPVSGAAIEIGRVALADTAWRAATIARLTAEAARIDALAARAGWRLVGGTALFRSYDTPDAAAAQDRLARARIWSRIFPYSPRWIRLGLPGGGAEWQRLEEALV; the protein is encoded by the coding sequence ATGCGCGACCATGGCGGCAATATCGATCAGGCGCGGGCCGCGTATGGCGGCGCCGATTGGATCGACCTCTCGACCGGCATCAACCGCGTGCCCTATCCGCTGCCCGCGCTCTCGCCCGAGGCCTGGACGATGCTGCCCACGGCCGAGGCCAAGGCGGGCCTGATCGCCGCGGCGCGCGCGGCCTTCGGCACCGAGGCGCCGGGCGTCGCGCTCGCAGGCGCGCAGGCCGCGATCCAGCTCTTGCCGCGTCTGCTTGGCCCCGGGCGGGCGCGGGTGCTTGGGCCCACCTATAACGAACATGCCGCGAGCCTGCGGGCGGGCGGTTGGGCGGTCGAGGAGGTGGAGACGCTCGAAGGTCTCGCGGGCGCCGATCTCGCCGTGGTGGTGAACCCCAACAACCCCGATGGCCGCACCCATGCGCCCGCCGCGCTGCGCGCGCTTGCGCCCCGCGTCGGCCAGCTTGTCGTCGATGAGAGCTTCGCCGACCCGGTGCCGGGGCTGTCGCTGCTTGCCGACCCGGGCGAGATCCTCGTGCTGCGCTCGTTTGGCAAGTTCTGGGGGCTCGCTGGGCTGCGGCTCGGCTTCGCCTTCGGCCCCGCGGCGCGGATCGCCGGGCTCGCCGAGATGGCCGGGCCCTGGCCGGTCTCGGGCGCGGCGATCGAGATCGGGCGCGTGGCGCTCGCCGATACCGCCTGGCGCGCGGCCACGATCGCGCGGCTCACCGCCGAGGCGGCGCGGATCGACGCGCTCGCCGCCCGCGCGGGCTGGCGCCTCGTCGGCGGCACGGCGCTCTTTCGCAGCTATGACACGCCCGACGCCGCCGCGGCGCAGGACCGGCTCGCCCGGGCGCGGATCTGGTCGCGGATCTTTCCCTATTCGCCCCGCTGGATCCGGCTCGGCCTGCCGGGCGGCGGCGCGGAATGGCAGCGGCTGGAGGAGGCGCTCGTCTGA
- the cobW gene encoding cobalamin biosynthesis protein CobW — protein sequence MTDLTKIPVTVITGFLGAGKTTLIRHLMANPQGKTLAVLVNEFGTVGVDGEILRQCADENCPDENIVELANGCICCTVADDFIPTIEALMARPKRPDHILIETSGLALPKPLLKAFDWPAIRSKITVDGVIALADAEAVAAGRFAPDVAAVDAQRAADDSIDHETPLSEVFEDQIACADIVLLSKADLAGEAGLAAARAAIEAEAPRKLPILAMTEGVIDPQVILGLGAAAEDDLAARPSHHDDHGDHEHDDFDTVVIELPEIADPARLVAAIERLAREQNILRVKGHVAVLGKPMRLLVQAVGERVRQQFDRPWGADPRRTALVVIAEHDDVNEAAIRAVLMEGAAG from the coding sequence ATGACCGATCTGACCAAAATCCCCGTGACCGTGATCACCGGCTTTCTCGGCGCGGGCAAGACCACGCTGATCCGGCATCTGATGGCGAACCCGCAGGGCAAGACCCTCGCCGTGCTCGTCAACGAGTTCGGCACGGTGGGCGTCGATGGCGAGATCCTGCGCCAATGCGCCGATGAGAACTGCCCCGACGAGAACATCGTCGAGCTCGCCAATGGCTGTATCTGCTGCACGGTGGCCGATGATTTCATCCCGACGATCGAGGCGCTGATGGCGCGGCCCAAGCGCCCCGATCACATCCTGATCGAGACCTCGGGGCTGGCGCTCCCGAAACCGCTCCTGAAGGCCTTCGACTGGCCCGCGATCCGCTCGAAGATCACGGTCGATGGCGTGATTGCGCTCGCCGATGCCGAGGCGGTGGCGGCGGGGCGCTTCGCCCCCGATGTCGCGGCCGTCGATGCCCAGCGCGCCGCCGATGACAGCATCGACCACGAGACGCCGCTCTCCGAGGTCTTCGAGGATCAGATCGCCTGCGCCGATATCGTGCTCCTGTCGAAGGCCGATCTGGCGGGCGAGGCGGGGCTTGCCGCCGCCCGCGCCGCGATCGAGGCCGAGGCGCCGCGCAAACTGCCGATCCTCGCGATGACCGAGGGCGTGATCGACCCGCAGGTGATCCTCGGGCTCGGCGCCGCGGCCGAGGACGACCTCGCCGCGCGCCCCTCGCACCATGATGACCACGGCGATCACGAGCATGACGATTTCGACACGGTGGTGATCGAGCTGCCCGAAATCGCCGACCCGGCGCGTCTTGTCGCCGCGATCGAGCGGCTCGCGCGCGAGCAGAACATCTTGCGCGTGAAGGGCCATGTCGCGGTGTTGGGCAAGCCGATGCGGCTGCTCGTGCAGGCGGTGGGCGAGCGCGTGCGCCAGCAATTCGACCGCCCCTGGGGCGCCGACCCGCGCCGCACCGCGCTCGTCGTCATCGCCGAGCATGACGATGTGAACGAGGCCGCGATCCGCGCGGTGTTGATGGAAGGCGCGGCCGGCTGA
- a CDS encoding DUF1636 family protein → MSAVLHVCTTCRAAETACAGCDLGGPAAGNCAGCPLAIGADGTRPGARLYEALSAAALPEGVTLRPVECLSACSQGCAVALSAPGKWSYVYGRLSAHDAAEILAGAARYAACADGLVPWRERPEIFRKQSLARIPPQE, encoded by the coding sequence ATGTCTGCCGTGCTTCATGTCTGCACCACCTGCCGCGCCGCCGAAACGGCTTGCGCGGGCTGCGACCTCGGCGGCCCTGCGGCCGGCAATTGCGCGGGCTGCCCGCTCGCCATCGGCGCCGACGGCACCCGCCCGGGCGCGCGCCTCTATGAGGCGCTGAGCGCCGCCGCCCTGCCCGAGGGCGTCACGCTGCGCCCCGTCGAATGCCTCTCGGCCTGCAGCCAGGGCTGCGCCGTCGCGCTCTCGGCGCCGGGCAAATGGAGCTATGTCTACGGCCGCCTCTCGGCCCATGACGCCGCCGAGATCCTCGCCGGTGCCGCGCGCTATGCCGCCTGCGCCGATGGCCTCGTGCCCTGGCGCGAGCGCCCCGAAATCTTCCGCAAGCAAAGCCTTGCCCGTATCCCCCCGCAGGAGTGA
- the cobO gene encoding cob(I)yrinic acid a,c-diamide adenosyltransferase, protein MTTESDAQAESQRHASKMAKKKAARDKIMATKEGEKGLIIVHTGPGKGKSSSGFGMILRCIAHGMPCAVVQFIKGAWETGERRLLTENFGDLCQFHAMGEGFTWETQDRARDIAAAKAGWEKAKELIHDPRIRMVLLDEINIALRYDYLELDEVLAFLRAEKPPLTHVVLTGRNAAEGLIEAADLVTEMTLVKHPFRSGIKGQPGVEF, encoded by the coding sequence ATGACGACAGAATCCGACGCCCAGGCCGAATCGCAGCGCCACGCCAGCAAGATGGCCAAGAAGAAGGCCGCCCGCGACAAGATCATGGCGACGAAAGAGGGCGAAAAGGGGCTGATCATCGTCCATACCGGGCCGGGCAAGGGCAAGTCCTCCTCGGGGTTCGGGATGATCCTGCGCTGCATCGCACATGGCATGCCCTGCGCGGTGGTGCAGTTCATCAAGGGCGCCTGGGAGACCGGCGAGCGGCGCCTGCTGACCGAAAATTTTGGCGATCTGTGCCAGTTTCACGCGATGGGCGAAGGCTTTACCTGGGAAACGCAGGACCGCGCGCGCGATATCGCCGCGGCCAAGGCCGGCTGGGAAAAGGCCAAGGAGCTGATCCACGACCCGCGGATCCGGATGGTCCTGCTCGATGAGATCAACATCGCGCTGCGTTATGATTACCTCGAGCTTGACGAGGTGCTGGCCTTCCTGCGCGCGGAAAAGCCGCCGCTCACCCATGTCGTGCTGACCGGGCGCAACGCGGCCGAGGGGCTGATCGAGGCGGCCGATCTGGTGACCGAGATGACGCTGGTGAAACACCCGTTCCGCTCCGGGATCAAGGGGCAGCCGGGCGTGGAATTCTGA